One genomic segment of Sphingobacteriales bacterium includes these proteins:
- a CDS encoding AhpC/TSA family protein: MRKLPLIGVLCLTIFALLLTSCNNMGADANHDGLVVKGTGKGLAPKTKMYLIEVLGQKIVTLDTVEVKDNGQFTLLGKLANTKSLCQLRIGGGNTNILFIADNTSKVNIDFDIKTLATGEYTITGSPESVQLQALLKEVQTAGSAQPEYYKNYIDTTKSALLAFMACQFIQIENDFDAFKKAGEKLTQQLPDHPLTQNFNASVEQAASAQNVSIGKPAPEINFASPKGKEIALSSLKGKVVLIDFWASWCGPCRKENPTVVAAYKKYNKKGFEIYSVSLDKDKAKWEDAIAKDNLIWPSHVSDLAGWQSAPAALYGVRSIPATFLLDKEGNIIARNLRGPALEQKLAELLGA, translated from the coding sequence ATGCGCAAATTACCTTTAATTGGGGTATTGTGTTTAACCATATTTGCATTACTGCTAACCAGCTGTAATAACATGGGTGCTGATGCCAACCACGACGGCTTAGTCGTTAAAGGAACAGGTAAAGGGCTGGCACCTAAAACAAAAATGTACTTAATTGAAGTATTAGGCCAAAAAATTGTAACCCTCGATACCGTTGAAGTAAAAGATAATGGCCAGTTTACCTTATTAGGAAAATTAGCCAACACAAAATCTTTATGTCAGCTTCGAATAGGCGGCGGAAACACCAATATTTTATTTATTGCCGACAACACCTCAAAAGTTAATATTGATTTTGACATTAAAACCTTGGCAACCGGCGAATACACCATAACCGGCTCGCCCGAATCGGTGCAGCTTCAAGCCCTATTAAAGGAAGTACAAACGGCTGGCTCGGCTCAACCCGAATATTACAAAAATTATATAGATACCACTAAAAGTGCTTTATTGGCATTTATGGCCTGCCAATTTATTCAAATTGAAAACGATTTTGATGCTTTTAAAAAAGCTGGCGAAAAGCTAACCCAACAACTGCCAGACCACCCGCTAACGCAAAATTTTAATGCCAGTGTAGAACAAGCTGCCAGCGCGCAAAACGTATCTATAGGTAAACCTGCCCCCGAAATAAATTTTGCAAGCCCTAAAGGAAAAGAGATTGCCCTATCAAGTTTAAAAGGCAAAGTTGTTTTAATTGACTTTTGGGCATCTTGGTGTGGCCCCTGCCGCAAAGAAAACCCTACTGTTGTAGCAGCTTATAAAAAATACAATAAAAAAGGATTTGAAATTTACAGCGTATCGCTCGATAAAGACAAAGCAAAGTGGGAAGACGCAATAGCCAAAGATAATTTGATTTGGCCCAGCCATGTTAGCGATTTAGCCGGATGGCAGTCGGCACCAGCCGCTTTATATGGCGTTCGCTCTATCCCGGCTACTTTTTTACTCGACAAAGAAGGCAATATTATAGCTCGCAATTTGCGCGGCCCAGCCCTCGAACAAAAATTAGCCGAATTATTAGGGGCCTAA
- a CDS encoding AI-2E family transporter encodes MNNTVPPKPPAYVYGAYLFLFIALLIVFLVEARNILLPVTLSGLFASLLLPFCKRLEKIGLSVTLSALIAVFVLVFMFLLVFGVIGVQATALAGRLPTIQTSLEIKINSLLDYIQAQTDLSKSEQLLWLRQRGQAIGEKAGSLALNFFSATGSVMAIVGLIPVMVFFMLLMRKRIAQFIRQLGHQHKIAITDIVDDIIAMTNQYLKGILTVMLIVALLNTTGFFLLGLPYALLIGLIAAMLNIIPYIGVLIGSLLPITIALVTRDSIWIAVGALGVCVLVQFLDNNFITPKVTGSSVSINPLAAIIALLVGASIWGVVGMILSIPGCGVLKIIFDKIPSLHAYGILLGDDEPKNYNSRQPENNASTPNTTDTISLSQQTNQLWQKLTDYFHKRPNEDKDTNEMK; translated from the coding sequence ATGAACAATACAGTACCACCCAAACCACCCGCTTATGTTTACGGCGCGTATTTATTTTTATTTATTGCCTTACTGATTGTTTTTTTGGTCGAAGCCCGCAATATTTTGCTTCCGGTTACTTTATCCGGATTATTTGCTTCGCTGTTGCTGCCTTTCTGCAAAAGGTTAGAAAAAATTGGTTTATCGGTTACTTTATCGGCGTTAATAGCGGTATTTGTTCTGGTTTTTATGTTTTTATTAGTATTTGGCGTCATAGGTGTACAAGCTACGGCACTTGCAGGCCGATTACCTACAATTCAAACCTCCTTAGAAATTAAAATAAATAGTTTGCTCGACTACATACAGGCGCAAACCGATTTAAGTAAATCGGAGCAGCTATTATGGCTGCGGCAGCGCGGGCAGGCAATAGGCGAAAAAGCGGGCAGTTTGGCCTTAAACTTTTTTTCGGCAACAGGCTCGGTAATGGCCATAGTAGGGCTAATTCCAGTGATGGTATTTTTTATGCTCCTTATGCGAAAACGAATAGCACAATTTATACGGCAATTAGGGCATCAGCATAAAATTGCCATTACCGATATAGTTGATGATATTATAGCCATGACAAACCAATATTTAAAAGGTATTTTAACAGTCATGTTAATTGTTGCCCTACTTAATACTACCGGATTTTTTTTGCTTGGCCTGCCGTATGCCCTGCTTATTGGTTTAATTGCCGCCATGCTCAATATAATTCCATATATTGGCGTACTAATTGGCAGCTTGTTGCCCATAACCATTGCCTTGGTTACCCGCGACAGTATTTGGATAGCCGTTGGCGCTTTGGGTGTATGTGTGCTGGTTCAGTTTTTAGATAATAATTTTATTACCCCAAAAGTTACAGGCTCAAGTGTTAGTATTAACCCACTTGCCGCCATTATTGCCCTGTTGGTAGGTGCTTCAATTTGGGGGGTTGTGGGCATGATTTTATCTATACCAGGATGTGGCGTATTAAAAATTATCTTCGATAAAATACCCTCTTTACATGCTTACGGAATTTTATTGGGCGATGACGAACCTAAAAATTATAACAGCCGCCAACCAGAAAACAATGCCTCAACCCCCAACACCACCGATACTATTAGTTTAAGCCAACAAACAAACCAACTATGGCAAAAACTAACTGATTATTTTCACAAACGCCCTAATGAAGATAAAGATACGAACGAAATGAAATAA
- a CDS encoding DUF3467 domain-containing protein: MEPPKKNQINIELTEDMADGVYANLAIISHSNSEFVLDFVKIMPGLPKAKVKSRILVTPLNAKRLLRALTDNILKYEAQYGVIDDNPKNNDFPPIHFGGPPSQA; this comes from the coding sequence ATGGAACCACCTAAAAAGAATCAAATAAATATTGAGCTAACCGAAGATATGGCCGATGGTGTTTATGCAAATTTAGCCATCATTAGCCATTCTAATTCCGAATTTGTGCTCGATTTTGTTAAAATTATGCCCGGATTACCTAAAGCTAAAGTAAAATCGAGGATTTTGGTTACCCCTCTTAATGCCAAACGTTTGCTGCGTGCTTTAACCGACAATATTTTAAAATACGAGGCGCAATATGGCGTTATTGACGACAACCCAAAGAACAACGACTTTCCGCCAATTCATTTTGGCGGCCCACCTTCACAGGCGTAA
- a CDS encoding carboxypeptidase regulatory-like domain-containing protein, with amino-acid sequence MYAEQTGSNALLMGMPVEFAFEGVKVNSKLHDGAVSFSKDFKTAYLTRNRKLATKGATTQLEIIEITNAPDGSTIVAPMPFNSDDYSCGHPSLSADGQRLFFVSNMPNGQGGTDIWLTERSRNGNWGTPRNLGPEINTMGNEMFPFIAADNTLYFASDEWPGLGGYDLFKALPTDKNNWGQPENLHAPINTNADDFAMIVASGGGRGFFTSNRAGGKGDDDIYAFTANQTKCEVRGQITDLKTGAAIANANIKIVSYTNGSTKTTNTNSNGTYTLGIDCADDYTIFASSTGYLTGVRSLSRYEMSKTKPTTVDIALSLAPEADPITGDFKSPIKIISGRQTIIRALNSPKLTIFITI; translated from the coding sequence ATGTATGCCGAACAAACAGGCTCGAATGCCTTGCTTATGGGTATGCCTGTAGAATTTGCGTTTGAAGGCGTGAAAGTAAACAGTAAATTACACGATGGGGCAGTAAGTTTTTCGAAAGATTTTAAAACGGCCTATTTGACCCGCAACCGAAAGCTTGCCACAAAAGGAGCTACCACACAACTTGAAATTATAGAAATTACCAATGCCCCAGATGGAAGTACTATTGTAGCACCAATGCCGTTTAACAGCGATGATTACTCCTGTGGTCATCCAAGTCTTAGTGCCGATGGGCAACGCCTGTTTTTTGTATCGAATATGCCAAACGGGCAGGGCGGAACCGACATTTGGCTAACCGAGCGAAGCCGTAATGGCAACTGGGGCACCCCACGCAATTTAGGCCCCGAAATTAATACCATGGGCAACGAAATGTTCCCGTTCATTGCTGCCGACAATACACTCTATTTTGCCTCAGACGAATGGCCTGGATTAGGTGGATACGACCTATTTAAAGCGCTGCCAACTGATAAAAATAACTGGGGGCAGCCCGAAAACTTACACGCACCCATTAACACCAATGCCGATGATTTTGCTATGATAGTAGCTTCCGGAGGCGGGCGCGGTTTTTTTACCTCGAACCGGGCAGGTGGAAAAGGCGACGACGATATTTATGCCTTTACCGCCAATCAAACGAAATGCGAAGTAAGAGGGCAAATTACCGACCTAAAAACTGGCGCAGCTATTGCCAACGCAAATATTAAAATAGTAAGCTATACCAACGGCAGTACAAAAACTACCAATACAAATAGCAACGGCACCTATACACTTGGCATTGATTGTGCCGATGATTATACTATTTTTGCAAGTTCTACCGGCTACTTAACCGGTGTGCGTTCTTTGTCTCGCTACGAAATGAGTAAAACAAAACCCACAACCGTTGATATTGCACTGTCCTTAGCACCCGAAGCCGACCCAATAACAGGCGATTTTAAATCGCCCATAAAAATTATATCGGGCAGACAAACAATTATCCGGGCTTTGAACTCCCCGAAATTAACCATATTTATTACGATTTAG
- a CDS encoding OmpA family protein translates to MAHKNYIGQTNNYPGFELPEINHIYYDLDKFDLRPEAKVELNKIVSFMLANPTLRVQLGSHTDSRGDNAYNLDLSEKRAKSAIDYIIASGVPKKNISGKGYGETQLVNGCKDGTQCAEEQHQQNRRTEFLITGYVKE, encoded by the coding sequence ATCGCCCATAAAAATTATATCGGGCAGACAAACAATTATCCGGGCTTTGAACTCCCCGAAATTAACCATATTTATTACGATTTAGACAAATTTGACTTGCGTCCCGAGGCCAAAGTCGAGCTAAATAAAATCGTTAGTTTTATGTTAGCCAACCCTACTTTGCGGGTACAGTTAGGCTCGCATACCGACTCGCGGGGCGACAACGCTTACAACCTTGACCTTTCGGAAAAACGCGCTAAATCGGCTATTGATTATATTATTGCAAGTGGGGTGCCAAAAAAAAATATATCCGGAAAAGGCTATGGCGAAACGCAATTGGTCAATGGCTGTAAAGATGGTACGCAATGTGCCGAAGAACAACATCAACAAAATCGCCGTACCGAGTTTTTAATTACCGGATACGTAAAAGAATAA
- a CDS encoding acetyl-CoA C-acyltransferase — translation MDAYILSGYRTAVTKANRGGFKFTRPDDLAVSVIEYLLAQVPQLDPTRVEDLIVGNAVPEAEQGLQIARMIAVRSLPKTTAGVTINRYCGSGVEAIAIATAKIKAGMADCIIAGGTESMSLVPTVGWKTALNYEVAKTHPDYYIGMGLTAEAVSNEFGVSREAQDEFAYHSHRKAANAIDNGYFESGICPVDVKEVYVNEKGKRAERTYKVAVDDGVRRDTNISGLAKLKPAFAAKGSVTAGNSSQTSDGAAFALVVSERLLNELGLQPMGRMLSCVTVGVEPRIMGIGPCAAIPKALKMANKKIDDIDLIELNEAFAAQAVAVIREANLNPDKVNINGGAIALGHPLGCTGAKLTVQLLNDLKRTGGKHGIVTACIGGGQGIAAVYECL, via the coding sequence ATGGATGCTTATATTTTATCCGGATACCGCACTGCCGTTACAAAAGCCAATCGAGGTGGTTTTAAATTTACTCGCCCCGACGATTTGGCTGTTTCAGTAATTGAATATTTGTTGGCACAGGTGCCGCAACTTGACCCCACCCGCGTTGAAGACTTAATTGTAGGCAACGCGGTTCCAGAAGCCGAGCAAGGACTTCAAATAGCCCGCATGATAGCAGTGCGCTCCCTTCCAAAAACAACCGCCGGTGTTACCATTAACCGTTACTGCGGAAGTGGCGTTGAAGCCATTGCCATAGCCACCGCCAAAATAAAAGCAGGTATGGCCGATTGTATTATTGCCGGGGGCACCGAGTCAATGTCATTAGTGCCTACCGTTGGATGGAAAACTGCCCTTAATTATGAGGTAGCCAAAACCCACCCCGATTATTATATAGGCATGGGCTTAACTGCCGAAGCTGTATCGAACGAGTTTGGCGTAAGCCGCGAAGCTCAAGATGAATTTGCTTACCACAGCCATCGCAAAGCCGCAAACGCCATAGACAATGGTTATTTCGAATCGGGAATTTGCCCCGTTGATGTAAAAGAAGTGTATGTAAACGAAAAGGGTAAACGCGCCGAACGAACCTACAAAGTTGCTGTTGATGACGGGGTAAGACGCGACACAAATATATCCGGATTGGCAAAACTAAAACCCGCTTTTGCAGCCAAAGGCTCTGTAACTGCAGGCAACTCATCGCAAACCAGCGATGGGGCTGCCTTTGCTTTGGTGGTAAGCGAAAGATTACTTAACGAGTTGGGCTTGCAACCGATGGGGCGTATGCTTAGCTGCGTAACTGTGGGGGTAGAACCACGTATTATGGGTATTGGACCCTGCGCCGCTATACCCAAAGCCTTAAAAATGGCCAATAAAAAAATAGACGATATTGACTTGATTGAACTAAACGAAGCCTTTGCCGCACAAGCAGTTGCCGTTATACGCGAAGCTAATCTTAACCCCGACAAAGTCAATATTAATGGTGGAGCTATTGCTTTAGGGCACCCACTTGGCTGCACCGGAGCAAAACTTACCGTTCAGTTACTTAACGATTTAAAAAGAACAGGAGGTAAACATGGCATTGTTACTGCTTGTATTGGTGGGGGGCAAGGTATTGCTGCCGTTTATGAATGCCTGTAA
- a CDS encoding transglycosylase SLT domain-containing protein — MLPTLFKNVSIPVNIKSVGIVMGLLIATNVVVVSASKGLSPSTRDRGINSNGNGFYLSKQAASVIPDIDSFTKKVKKIASRLKIPPEWLMAVMYSESKFDPAVVNTQGTGAVGLIQFTPEKARMLNTSTEALKKMTALEQLDYVEDYFKLMSKSYERKYETLTDFYLAVLEPAAIGEEACYTLYVKPAKDYTRNEILDENNDGKVSLQDIEKRMKRMFPTAFALSVNDNKTAWWPF; from the coding sequence ATGTTACCCACTTTATTTAAAAATGTATCCATTCCGGTAAATATTAAAAGTGTCGGTATAGTTATGGGCCTGCTCATTGCAACCAATGTCGTCGTTGTTTCGGCTTCTAAGGGTCTAAGTCCTAGCACCCGCGACCGTGGCATTAACAGCAATGGCAATGGGTTTTACCTGTCAAAGCAGGCGGCATCAGTTATACCCGATATTGACTCATTTACCAAAAAAGTTAAAAAAATTGCCAGCCGCCTTAAAATACCACCCGAGTGGCTGATGGCAGTTATGTACTCCGAATCAAAATTTGACCCTGCCGTAGTCAATACGCAAGGAACGGGGGCAGTCGGATTAATTCAATTTACCCCCGAAAAAGCACGAATGTTAAACACCAGTACCGAGGCACTAAAAAAAATGACCGCCCTTGAACAGTTGGATTACGTTGAAGATTATTTTAAACTGATGAGCAAATCGTACGAACGTAAATATGAAACGCTAACCGATTTTTATTTGGCTGTACTTGAACCTGCTGCTATTGGTGAGGAAGCTTGTTACACGCTTTATGTAAAACCTGCTAAAGATTACACCCGAAACGAAATTTTAGATGAAAACAACGATGGCAAGGTAAGTTTACAAGATATTGAAAAACGAATGAAACGAATGTTTCCTACTGCTTTTGCACTTTCGGTCAACGATAATAAAACGGCATGGTGGCCTTTTTAG
- a CDS encoding gamma carbonic anhydrase family protein: protein MPIIKPVCGKHPQFGDNCFLAENATVVGDVTMGDECSVWFNAVIRGDVHFIKIGNKVNIQDGAIIHCTYQYAPTQIGNNVSIGHGAIVHGCTIEDNVLIGMGAIVMDNAHVKSNSIIAAGAIVLQNSIIESGGIYAGVPAKKIKEISEAQFAELIERIANNYVMYAGWYQ, encoded by the coding sequence ATGCCTATTATTAAGCCTGTATGTGGCAAACACCCCCAGTTTGGGGACAATTGTTTTTTAGCTGAAAATGCCACTGTGGTTGGCGATGTAACCATGGGCGACGAGTGTAGCGTGTGGTTCAATGCGGTTATTCGTGGCGATGTGCATTTTATTAAAATTGGCAACAAAGTTAATATTCAAGATGGTGCTATCATACACTGTACTTACCAGTATGCGCCTACCCAAATTGGCAACAACGTTTCTATTGGGCATGGCGCTATAGTGCATGGCTGTACCATTGAAGATAACGTATTAATTGGTATGGGTGCTATTGTAATGGATAATGCACACGTAAAATCGAACAGTATCATAGCGGCAGGGGCTATTGTTTTGCAAAATTCAATAATCGAGTCGGGGGGTATTTATGCAGGTGTACCGGCCAAAAAAATTAAAGAAATCAGTGAAGCTCAGTTTGCCGAACTTATTGAACGCATTGCAAACAACTATGTTATGTATGCCGGTTGGTATCAATAG
- a CDS encoding amidohydrolase family protein, whose product MFVFCPDFLLLPNGQLAPQKALWTTELGEVIKITAINELESMDNVGSTNIFIRKINGVLTPGFINAHCHLELSHLKGVIPPGTGLPNFLLQITKNRQTNPDAQITAAQTANQYMHERGIVAVGDISNGPETFLLKSKTAIAYHTFIELLTPFGANLEQRTKAAINHGIDLYRQAQNLHLPASLAPHAPYTITGNLLTEIIQFNAQNNPDFVTTVHNQECAAENELYLQGTGSFSDLYANLGTDILQYFTPPKISSIRFMLQYIPKNTSVLWVHNTTTSAADIKAAHAHTSNSFWCTCPNANLYIEGLLPNYPNFIAQNAVICVGTDSLASNYELCILSELKTITKYYPDIPLESLLIWATANGAKALKLSHRYGSFEVGKTPGLCQIYPICQHPNGQLALTAASSAQSVDLV is encoded by the coding sequence ATGTTCGTTTTTTGCCCCGATTTTTTATTGTTACCCAACGGCCAATTAGCACCACAAAAAGCATTATGGACAACCGAGCTTGGCGAGGTTATTAAAATTACAGCTATAAATGAACTTGAGAGTATGGATAATGTTGGCAGCACCAATATTTTTATCCGGAAAATAAACGGCGTTTTAACACCCGGATTTATTAATGCCCATTGCCACCTTGAATTATCTCATTTAAAAGGGGTTATACCACCCGGAACAGGGCTACCCAATTTTTTGCTTCAAATAACCAAAAACAGACAAACCAACCCCGATGCTCAGATTACCGCAGCCCAAACCGCCAACCAATACATGCACGAGCGCGGTATTGTAGCCGTTGGTGATATTAGCAACGGCCCAGAAACCTTTTTACTTAAATCTAAAACGGCCATTGCCTACCATACTTTTATTGAATTGCTTACGCCTTTTGGCGCAAATTTAGAGCAACGTACAAAAGCAGCCATAAACCATGGAATTGACTTGTATCGTCAGGCACAAAATTTACATTTACCAGCATCGTTAGCACCCCACGCACCCTATACCATTACAGGCAACTTATTGACTGAGATTATTCAATTTAACGCTCAAAATAATCCGGATTTTGTAACTACTGTCCATAACCAAGAGTGCGCCGCCGAAAATGAACTTTATTTACAAGGCACAGGTTCTTTTTCCGATTTATATGCCAATTTAGGTACTGATATTTTGCAGTATTTTACCCCACCCAAAATTAGTTCGATTAGGTTTATGTTACAATACATTCCTAAAAACACTTCTGTTTTATGGGTGCATAACACCACCACCTCTGCCGCCGACATTAAGGCGGCCCACGCCCATACGAGCAATTCTTTTTGGTGTACCTGCCCTAACGCCAATTTATATATTGAAGGGTTGCTGCCAAATTACCCCAATTTTATAGCCCAAAATGCTGTTATTTGTGTTGGTACAGATAGTTTAGCCTCGAACTACGAGCTTTGTATTTTGAGCGAACTTAAAACAATAACCAAATATTATCCGGATATTCCTTTAGAGAGCTTGTTAATCTGGGCTACTGCCAATGGCGCAAAAGCGTTAAAACTGTCGCATCGTTATGGCAGTTTTGAGGTGGGTAAAACCCCCGGACTATGCCAAATATACCCAATTTGCCAACACCCCAACGGGCAGTTAGCTTTAACAGCTGCAAGCTCCGCCCAAAGTGTTGATTTAGTTTAA
- a CDS encoding acyl carrier protein, translated as MSNHTDKVKSIIVQQLGVDIDAVVDAASFATDLGADSLDTVELIMEFEKEFQITIPDADAEKITTVGDAIAYINANAEAA; from the coding sequence ATGTCAAATCATACTGATAAAGTAAAAAGCATCATCGTTCAACAATTAGGGGTCGATATTGATGCAGTAGTTGATGCCGCAAGCTTTGCTACCGATTTAGGTGCCGACTCGCTCGATACCGTTGAACTAATTATGGAATTTGAAAAAGAATTTCAAATTACAATTCCCGATGCCGATGCTGAAAAAATAACTACCGTAGGCGATGCCATTGCCTATATAAATGCCAATGCAGAAGCTGCTTAA
- the fabF gene encoding beta-ketoacyl-ACP synthase II translates to MHLKRVVVTGLGAITPIGNTFEEYWQGLKNGVSGAATITKFDASNFRTKFACELKGFNAENFIDRKEIRRLDPFAHYALACADQAIADANLNTDGSIDKNRVGVIWCSGIGGIYTFQEQVADYALRGKGNPHYKYNPFFVPKMILDIAAGHISIKHGFRGPNFSVVSACASSTNGLIDAFNYIRLGKATAFVVGGSEAAVTEAGLGGFSGMNALSERNDDPSTASRPFDVNRDGFVLGEGAGALILEEYEHALSRGATIYAEIRGGGMSADAYHMTAPHPEGLGAKLVMQAALDDAQLALTDIDYINVHGTSTPLGDIAEAKAIMELFGEHAFKLNISSTKSMTGHLLGAAGAIEAVACVLATKYDLVPPTINHFDDDPAFDTRLNLTFNKAQQRKVDIALSNTFGFGGHNASVIFSKLR, encoded by the coding sequence ATGCACCTTAAACGAGTTGTTGTTACAGGCTTGGGCGCTATTACCCCCATTGGTAATACTTTTGAGGAGTATTGGCAAGGTTTGAAAAATGGCGTAAGCGGTGCGGCTACTATTACTAAATTCGATGCCTCGAATTTTAGAACCAAATTTGCCTGCGAACTAAAAGGATTTAATGCCGAAAATTTTATTGACCGCAAAGAAATACGGCGCTTAGACCCCTTTGCCCACTACGCCTTAGCTTGCGCCGACCAGGCTATTGCCGATGCCAACCTTAATACAGATGGCAGTATTGATAAAAATCGTGTGGGCGTTATTTGGTGCTCGGGTATTGGTGGTATCTATACTTTTCAAGAACAGGTAGCCGACTATGCCCTGCGCGGCAAAGGAAACCCTCACTACAAATACAACCCGTTTTTTGTACCAAAAATGATTTTAGATATTGCCGCAGGGCATATCTCAATAAAACATGGATTTCGAGGCCCAAATTTTTCGGTCGTTTCGGCATGTGCCTCTAGTACAAATGGCCTTATTGATGCTTTTAACTATATTAGATTGGGCAAAGCAACTGCCTTTGTTGTTGGTGGATCAGAGGCCGCCGTTACCGAAGCCGGATTAGGCGGATTTAGCGGCATGAACGCCCTCTCAGAACGCAACGACGACCCAAGCACCGCTTCGCGCCCATTCGATGTAAACCGCGATGGCTTTGTATTGGGCGAAGGCGCCGGCGCATTAATTTTAGAAGAGTACGAACACGCATTATCGCGTGGGGCAACAATTTATGCCGAAATAAGAGGCGGAGGTATGAGTGCAGACGCTTACCACATGACCGCCCCACACCCCGAAGGTTTAGGTGCAAAATTGGTAATGCAAGCCGCCCTTGACGATGCCCAACTTGCTTTAACCGATATTGATTATATCAACGTCCACGGCACCTCAACACCCTTAGGAGATATAGCCGAAGCCAAAGCAATAATGGAATTGTTTGGCGAACATGCCTTTAAACTTAATATAAGTTCAACCAAATCCATGACCGGCCATTTATTGGGCGCCGCCGGTGCCATTGAGGCCGTAGCCTGTGTGTTAGCCACAAAATACGACCTTGTACCGCCCACTATTAATCATTTTGATGACGACCCCGCCTTCGATACACGCTTAAACCTTACTTTTAACAAAGCACAACAACGCAAAGTAGATATAGCACTTAGCAATACGTTTGGTTTTGGAGGCCATAATGCCTCGGTAATTTTTAGTAAATTGCGTTAA